One region of Oryza sativa Japonica Group chromosome 10, ASM3414082v1 genomic DNA includes:
- the LOC136351201 gene encoding disease resistance protein RPM1-like, whose translation MAEMIAVSLSAKVAGALSRPVAIKLCSLAGIPSGIRAAAQDLELLRAFLRFVDTRHGGGDALADAWVDQVRDVAFELEDVADEYTFLSGHTSLRRRCANVAAWLTLSRRLRVARERLRELSATKEQYGIRPAAQASISAAAGEGEDPVAVIGRRLAERSHFVEEDEIVGFAAHTRLLMKWLTGDADPQRMRLLVCGMGGVGKTTLVTNVYKKVAASSHFDCHAWVTVSKSFTTEDLLRRIAKEFHRDVLAGMPWDVDKMNYRSLVEALRGHLSNKKYLLVLDDVWDARAWYEIREAFADDGTGSRIIITTRSQEVASLASSDNIIRLEPLSEQEAWSLFCKTTFKEDADQECPNQLKHLATKILERCYGLPLAIISVGNLLALKERTLFAWKNVHDSLVWYGSSDHGIGQVSSILNLSIDDLPHHLKICLMYCNIYPEDFLLKRKILIRKWIAEGLIEEKVQGTMEEVADDYLNQLVQRSLLHVVLHNEFGRAKLCRIHDLIRELIVHRSTKERLFVVSKRTVTLEPSRKARHVVLDQCTSDYLPVLKTASLRSFQAFRSDFDVSLLSGFRLLTMLNLWLIQIHKLPSTVANLVNLRYLGIRSTLIEELPRELGQLQNLQTLDAKGVFEEKGIGEIGKIRKTRWAISI comes from the coding sequence ATGGCGGAGATGATCGCCGTCTCCCTCTCGGCAAAGGTTGCCGGCGCGCTGTCGAGACCCGTGGCCATCAAGCTCTGCTCTCTCGCCGGGATTCCCTCAGGCATcagggcggcggcgcaagaCCTCGAGCTCCTCcgcgccttcctccgcttcgtCGACacccggcacggcggcggcgacgcgctcgCCGACGCTTGGGTTGACCAGGTACGCGACGTTGCCTTCGAACTCGAGGACGTCGCGGACGAGTACACCTTCCTCTCCGGCCACACCtccttgcgccgccgctgcgctAACGTAGCCGCCTGGCTCACGCTCTCCAGGCGGCTGCGGGTGGCGCGGGAGAGGCTCCGCGAGCTCTCGGCCACCAAGGAGCAGTACGGCATCCGTCCTGCTGCCCAGGCCTCCATCTCGGCTGCTGCTGGTGAAGGCGAAGACCCCGTGGCGGTCATCGGCCGGAGGCTAGCAGAGAGGTCACACTTCGTAGAGGAGGATGAGATCGTTGGTTTCGCGGCGCATACAAGGTTACTGATGAAATGGCTGACCGGGGATGCTGATCCCCAGCGTATGCGGCTCTTAGTCTGTGGCATGGGCGGAGTTGGCAAGACAACTCTTGTCACAAACGTGTACAAGAAAGTTGCTGCGAGCTCCCACTTTGATTGCCACGCGTGGGTCACTGTCTCCAAGAGCTTCACGACGGAAGACCTCCTTCGAAGAATCGCCAAGGAGTTTCACCGGGACGTCCTTGCCGGCATGCCGTGGGACGTGGACAAGATGAACTACCGGTCACTGGTCGAGGCTTTGCGTGGGCACCTCTCCAACAAGAAATACTTGCTTGTGCTGGATGATGTCTGGGATGCACGTGCGTGGTACGAGATCCGCGAAGCTTTTGCCGATGATGGAACAGGAAGCCGGATAATCATCACCACACGCAGTCAAGAGGTCGCTTCTCTGGCATCATCCGACAATATCATCAGGTTAGAGCCGCTCTCTGAGCAGGAAGCATGGTCCTTGTTTTGTAAAACCACGTTCAAGGAAGACGCAGACCAGGAATGCCCAAATCAACTGAAGCATTTGGCTACTAAGATTCTTGAAAGATGCTATGGTCTGCCATTGGCCATTATATCTGTTGGTAATCTGCTCGCGTTGAAGGAGAGAACATTGTTTGCCTGGAAGAACGTCCATGACAGCCTTGTGTGGTATGGAAGCAGTGACCATGGAATTGGTCAAGTGTCAAGCATACTGAATCTGAGCATTGATGATCTGCCACACCACCTCAAGATATGTCTTATGTATTGCAATATATACCCGGAGGATTTCTTGCTAAAAAGGAAGATCCTGATCAGGAAGTGGATAGCTGAAGGTTTGATTGAGGAAAAGGTGCAGGGCACAATGGAGGAGGTTGCAGATGATTACCTGAACCAGTTAGTGCAACGTAGCCTGTTGCATGTCGTACTGCACAACGAGTTTGGACGTGCCAAGCTATGCCGTATTCACGACCTGATCAGGGAATTGATTGTTCACAGGTCAACAAAGGAGAGATTGTTTGTAGTCTCAAAGCGCACAGTGACATTAGAGCCAAGCAGAAAAGCTCGCCATGTTGTACTCGACCAATGTACAAGTGATTATCTGCCAGTTCTTAAGACAGCATCGCTTCGTTCCTTCCAAGCATTCAGGTCAGATTTCGATGTTTCACTCTTGTCTGGCTTTAGGTTATTAACCATGCTGAACTTATGGCTCATTCAGATACATAAACTACCTAGCACAGTGGCCAATCTTGTTAATCTGCGGTATCTTGGAATCCGTTCCACTCTAATTGAAGAGCTCCCACGGGAGTTGGGTCAATTACAAAACCTACAAACTTTGGatgctaagggtgtgtttgaggagaaggggattggagagattgggaagatacgcaaaacgaggtgggccattagcatatga